One Dama dama isolate Ldn47 chromosome 24, ASM3311817v1, whole genome shotgun sequence genomic window, AATAAACAGTTTCAGTATGAAGAAATGGGGAACAGAGTGATTAGAGGATACAGGAGGAAAAGAGCATAAAATGCCTGAGTCTCCATGGAGATTGTTTTTTTAACTGCCTTTTACTTAATATGTAGTTATCTTttacctggcttccctggtggctcagatggtaaagaatctatccgcaatgcgggagacccagattcaactcctttctttttttttttttaatcttttaccaGTGCTCTTTATTTCTCCATATGGATTCACATTATTATCTAGAGTCCTTTTACTTAAGTTTGAAACTCCTTTTAGTGTTTTCTTGTAGGATGGGTTTGCTAGTAACAAATTCTCTTAGTTTTTATTTGGGAAATGTCTTACTTTCtcatttttgaaggatagttTTGCTGGACGTAGGAGTCTGATGGATGTTCTTTCTTCCATAACTTTGAATATAACATCCTGCTGCCTTCTGGCTTCcatagtttctgatgagaaatcagcaTTTAATCTTATTGAGAGTCTTCTGTACATGATGAAtcatttctctcttgctgctttcaagattctttctttctctagctTTCAGCACTTTGTTTACAATCTGAGTGTTAATTTTTTTGTAGTTCATCCTACTTCGAGTTTTTCAGCTTTTGGGGTGTGTAGATTAGTGTTTTTCATCAACTTTGGAAAGTTTTCAGTCACTGTTTCTTCAGatattctttctgtctctttccttttctggggCCCTCATTATGCACATGTTGGCATCCCTGATTGGTGTCCCTGTGGTCTCTGATACTCTGTTtacctcattattttttttccttttcctcagtgTGAATAGTCTCAGTTGACCTATCTCAAAGCTCACTGATTCCTTTTTCTATCAGCTCAGATATGCTGCTGAACtcttctagtgttttttttttccatttcaatatTGTACTTTTTAACTCCAGAGTTTCAGTTTGactgtttttaatagttttcataTCTCTCTTTGATGAAATACCTTCTCatactttcctcttttttctttttaaaattttattatattttattaataaaataataaaatattatattttattaattttagggGAGTATAATTGCCTTGCAATTCTAGGGAGATCTTAAAGCTCTCCCCATTGTAGGATACAGAGCAGAAAGGATTGTTATATAGGTAGAAGGAATTTGAGTAGCCTACTCTAGTCTTTGATTTCATTTTGGACTAACTGATAAAAGTTAAACTACTTGCACAGGAATGTAAGTTAGATAAGTGAGgtgatttcagttttttgtttttttttaatcagcatggGTTTCCTTTGTTAAGTCATACTCCGAAGTAAATATCCTTGCTTAAGTCAATACTCAGTtgaattgattttaaaatctgtGATAGTGTTAATGTAGGCGACCAAATGTGATTCCTTAGATGAATAATCCATTCAATGAGGTTATTAGATATTGGTCTCCCATTTTTGAAGGCTTTAGCAGATAATGTAGTATGTGCAGATTTTCAAAGATTCATACTTAAACATTTAATTTGCCTTTCActctcttctgtgtatttttgttgtAGCATGGATTTTTCTCAGAAGCAGGTACATTCCTCCCTACTTATATCCACCTGCCTCAAAGGAATTTTAAGAATTTAGGCATTACATTGGAGATGAGTATGACAGGGCAGTTTTCACAACCCAAATTAACTAGTCTTTTGTATCACTTCTGCACATTTGATGTTGAAATGGATTAAGATACAGGTAAAGCTGGCCTCATCTTTATGATTTAAGAAGGGCATAGTTATAGACTGTTTTTCCTCCAGCATTAAGAcctttacttaaaattttcttgTTATATTAAAGGGAATTGACTTTGTCAATCTTAAAGATGGCTCTTAATTTGTTCTTATGTGTTCTCTGATCCCAtttctaatttgtgttttttaaaatggtaGTATTTCATGGAATTAATGAGGACTTGAAAGAGATCTCAGATTACTTGATCAGGTCCCTTTATTTTATAGCTAATTTCTCTGACCTCTTTCCTTAAGTGACCCCATGCTGTCTCTCTAGGtctagaaaggaaaatggaaatggcATTTTTAGGAAGTGTAGTCTTCGGGAGTTAGAAATGAGGTGATTTCATTTCTAACTCATTAGTGCCTTGACCAGTCAACTTTTGCTTTCAAACTAAAAGTTTGTTGTACAATTGTTTCTTAGTGTGTCTTTTTGGTCTAGATTTAAAATCTGTAATGTCTTTTTCTAGTTGGATTGGATGCTGCTGGCAAGACGACCATTCTGTATAAACTGAAGTTAGGGGAGATAGTCACCACCATTCCTACCATTGGTAAGAAGgtttaaagtgatttttatttatataataataatgtattataaAGTGAAATAGAATACAGtttaattttgacttttttttagagtagtttttggttcacagaaaaattgaaaactacagagatttcccatatgtACTCTTCACCTACACATGCATAGCCCTCTCCATCATCAATATCACTTATTTTATCAATTAATAAACATACACTGACACATGGTAATCATCCGAAGTCCATATATTTAAGGTTTGGTACATtgtgtgggtttggacaaatacCATTAATAACATGTATGCATTATTGTAACTGTCTTGGGTTTTTATCTTTGTTGATTATGTattaggactttaaaaaaaaaaaaacaaaaaaccaattcTGGGGGAATTCCACAATCAAAGGGTTGTTTTCTGAATGACATTGTGCTCAGTggtcttgtctttttttctttttcctatgtaGGTTTTAATGTGGAAACAGTAGAATATAAGAACATTTGTTTCACAGTATGGGATGTTGGTGGTCAAGATAAAATTAGGCCTCTCTGGAGGCATTACTTTCAGAATACCCAGGTAAGTAAGGAATGGTATACATTTTATAActtctctttatatgtttcatgCTGTAAAGTTGAATATATACTGTTTACTTGGATATTCATGTTCATTTTGTGAGTTGGCATTCTTCTTATCAGTACTTCCATGTTCTTCAGTGGACTCTCTCCTTCGTACCTTTACAGACTAAATTACCTAGGGTAGAAAAGGTACATAATTACCATAGTAATATTTTGGAAGGTGGATTGGGGTGGCTCTCAAGATTGAATTAGATGTCATCAGTAGTTCTGTTGGTTTCATTCTTAGTGTAGAATCTTAGAAGTAAGATCTTTCTTCTAAAAGTATAGCTTTCTGTCATTGTCGTTTTTAATGAATGTACTGCAATTAATAGTTCTTCATTTAACTCAGTTAAGAGTTTATTAAAATACGtgaggaaaaaatatattaagttAGAGCTTCTCTGTTGATTTGTGAGGTATTTTTGTATTATGTAGTATGTATAATACTGACGTGGAAGAGACTTTAGTGATCCTGTGGAGCAGAAATTCTCCAATTTGACTGCGTATTAAAGTCATCTGGAGagtattaaaagcttcaaaaaccTGAGCATAACACCTGACCacttgaatcagaatctctggcaaCATAAACCAGACAACATAAACTAGTAGTGTTTCTCAGACTTTAATCTGCATATGAATCACCTGGGTATTTGTTAAAATACAGGTCAGTTCAGTGGGACCTGACTAAGGCTTGAGATTCTTCACTCCTAGCAAATTCTCAGGTGATGGTGCTAATACTGCTGGTTTGGGACCTTCGGCTCCATTACTGGGTTTTCCAGCAGTAGCATCTCTGACATTTCAGGGTGGTTAATTCTTTGTTAGTGACTATGGAGAGGGCTCTTTGCGTTCATTGTAGAGCGCTTGGCAGCAGCATTGGCCTTTATCCACTAGTCGTAATCTACCCAGTCACAGTCTCCCCTACCCAGGCCAGTTGCAACAACCGAAAATGTCTCCATGTATTGCAGAATATTTCCTGGAGACAAAACTGCTTGCTCTTAAGAACCACTGTGGTAGTCTAACTcttatatatgaggaaactgaagcttggaaTGACTTAATTAAGACTGGAGAGCTGgttcttattttacattttcagttaAGTAGGTCCCAACTCTGGTGATTTCTACCACATGAGGGGTTTCTTGTTAGTTTTTGTTTACTACTGGAGTTGATAAAGGTttgtaaaaaaaaagtaatgtgtgATGTTACAAGCACTTCCTATGTTTAAGAGGTGCAGATGTCATTCTTGATTCCCCCTCTTACAACATTGTATACAAGTGAGGTTTATTGCCACCAGGTAGCAGTGAATACTCTTAAGTGAGTGGCTGAAACAACCAGGTTTAAGTAGCATGTCATGTTAAGTAAGTGacatactttttattaaaaaataagtgttTCTGTTCATtaacataaaagtgaaagtatcagtcgccctgtcgtgtctgactctttctgaccccgggcactgtagcctaccaggctcctctgtccatgatcatctccaagtaagaatactggagtgggttgccagtcccttctccagggggaatctttgtgacccagggatcaaacctggttctcccacattgcacgctgattctttaccatctgagccacaggaagcCTTTTCATTAACATAGCTGTGGTTAGAACATGTTTTAATATGagctatattttaaaactttgttgtgaaagttttcaaatatatacaaatgtaaaGAATAGCATAATAAACTCCCACATATCTATCACTCAACTTCAGTTATTAGGATATGGACAGTATTGTTTAATTGATACTCCTTAATTACATATTTTGCCTTTTGGATTGTTTTAAAGTAAGTCATAGGCAGTTTTGTAGAGAACAcacttttgaaataaatttggTATGAAATAAAACTGGTAATCCTAAACCTTTaattctttataatttatttaatttttataattttattgaagtataattgatttatagtgttttaatttctgctgtacagcaaagtgacttagttatatagacatatattcttttccatgttcTTTTCATTGTGGTTTACCACGAGACATTGAATGTAGTtacctatgctatacagtaagaccttgtttatccatcctatatatactagtttgcatctgttaattccAGGCTCCCAGTCCCCCCTCATCACCCCCACCTGTCagccataagtctgttctctgtgtctgtgagcctCTTTGTGTTCTGTAGATATGTTCGtttatgttgtattttagattccacataaagtggtgtcgtatggtatttgtctttctttttctgactttcttcacttaatatgatgacctgtaggtccatccatgttgctgcaaatggcattattttattctttttttacagctgagtaatattctgttgtatatatgtgctACATCTTCTTtaatcctttcatctgttgatggacgtagAGATGTTTCCATGTTTTTAAGCCTTTCACTCTTGACCAAAGGTAACCCTGGTCGTATTCCTTGACTTGTTTAGACTgctatttaatttacttttaacttGTAATTAGACTTAATCCTGGCCTCTCTGGACCACCCTAGAATTGAAAGTTCAAGTATTCTTCCCAGGGACCTCAAGGCTGCTGGAGAAAACTTTATGATTACCTGATGTAATCACCACTAACCTCTTAAAGCTCTCTTTTGCAACATTCATGATCAGTTCTTTTAGAAGCTAATTATTCCATTTAACCATACTTTCTCTAACTTACATTAACAGTCCATGACACATTGTTTATTGCAGTAAATTCCTCTTCTCtgtaaattgaaattattttcctattctAAACAAATAAGTATTTAGCTTTTTAAGTAGTCTTTTCTTAGACTAGCCATTTTTAGAATCCTAACTTTTCTACCCTCTGGATTCTATGCTGTCTCAGGAAGTGAATAACTTAAACTTAATTCTAAAATAACCTTTCCTCTCAATGTTATGTTGGGACTGACAGTGTTGTTTGcattttaaacaacagaaatagatTGTTAGTAGTCCAGATAAAATTAGATCCGTTTTAGAGGCATTACCTCTTCTAGAGAAGTAGGTTCTAAAAAGGACTAACTTTCAggataggaggaaaaggagacagtTACTAAATGCCTGTGATATTCCAAATACAAATGTTAGATTCTTTTATACCTCTGTGATTATGTTTAATCTTTAATAGGCTTAAAAAGttgttagtattttattttatagaatagGAGGCATGTTCAAAGATTAGgtaatttatataattaataaCCAGTGCTTAGATTtgaatttgttgtttttccacTATGCCATTGTTGTTTCACTTGCTAAGCCGTGTCCGGGtcctggtgaccccatggactgcagcacaccaggcttccctgtccttcactatctcctgtagtttgctcagacttaggtccattgagtctgtgatgccatccaaccatctcattttcttttgcccccttttcctcctgtcctcagtctttctcggcatcagggccttttccactGAGCCCGCtcctcacatcagatggccaaaatattggagctggagcttcagcttcagcatcggtccttcagtgaatattcagggttgctcttctttaggatggactggttggatctccttgcagtccacagggcgctcaagagtctcctccagcaccacagttcaaaagcactagttcttcggtgctcagctcctTCGTGGTTcacctctcacatccgtacatgactactggagaaaccatagctttgactatatatggacctttgtcagctaaaGTGATGTTGCCggtttttaataggctgtctaggtttatcatagcttttcttccaaagagcaagcatcttaatttttggctgcagtcaccacagagattttggagcccaagaaaacaaaatctaccCATTATAATATAATGGCTCTCAAAGcatcaaaatttttttcaaagggtAGGCTGTTTAAAGTGATTTCCTGCAGTGATAAAGGAAATGGGCTTGAAGTTTTCTAGACCAAAAGAAAGTATATGACACTTAATGTCCGTAGCCTGAAATACTTATTGGCATAGTACCTAGCAAGCTCTATGATAATACTGAGAGGATTAATCCCTCAGTGGGTTTAATGTGGTGACTTACACAAATAGTAGCACAAGACAGTTTGTGATAAAGTGACAGAAGATTAAAAATACTTGGGTCAGGTTGTGGGGAGAATAATAATACTTGGTACAATAGGGATAGATTTTAACAAATTTGCCCTGTCTCTAACTTAAAATTGTATACTTTTCCATTTGAAAGTTTTTGGAAGAATCTTAATTCAACTACTTCCTTCCCAATTAGTATAAAATTCTAATTCTTTTGTTGTATAAAATTCTAATATATGAATATCTTTAAGAATGGTTACTATCTTCTTTTTTGTTACGAATTTCTTACTTGATCAAGTCATTCTTGAATTTTTCTTGATATATTTGGCTTAAAACTTTCTTGCCCTGATTCTGGAACTGGCAGGCAGCATTCTAGAGTAAGACTTTCTTTTTATATGAACCATATGAAAACTCCTGAAGTgccctccttcctctttttttagtttcattttgtgCATGCCTTCGAGTAAGCTAATTCAGTTAGTAAATTGAATCTTTAGGATTGTCCTTTGATCTAAATTGGATTGTCCTTCCTTTATACTACTTCTGTGCCCACTTTGTGGCCATTTTGTTACTAATACTCACCTGCACTTAAACTTACAAGGGCAGGGGAAAGGGATAAAGTTTATTCTTTAGTGTGGTTGAAAAAAGAGTAAgagttgtgttgttgtttttttttttttggaaatagcATTGATAAGTTAAAAATCACAAATAGTGCTCaaatctgtttttagtttttattgctctcttttcttttatttttttaaagtaaggaaaCTCTTCCTAGCACTTAACTCTTAATATGGTTTTGCTGCCTGTATATTTAGGGTTCATGTTTattgtgtgttttaaatttaacttataatttatttaaacaatttttttcaggGTCTTATTTTTGTGGTAGATAGCAATGATCGTGAAAGAATTCAGGAAGGAGCAGAAGAGCTGCAGAAAATggtgagaatatttttaaatttattatttccaaGATACATTATTTTCTGGGTGACAGTGGTGATATTAGTGGTCAGTACATTTTAACTGTAATCTGATTACATCAGTGAGCTTAGAAAGAAACTTGAGGAACTGTATTCACAGATTGTTAAGACTGCACATGAAAATTTATACTCATGAATGAGTGACTGCTTCAGCAAGTTGGGAGGAAAGCCCAGTTTGTAGAATGCTGTGTGGGTGAATCTCCAGTTTTGAAGTGTTTATGACCTTGGAATCCTTGTTCCCAAGGTCATTGGGTTCAGTTTTCTCTATACTGTACCTATAATATATAACTTCAAAATGTTTTGTAATGTCaaccatgataaaaaaaaaatccacctaaaGGATATAGCATTTTGGTTGATGATGGCATTTTGGCCTTGCCATATATTagattaatattttcatatattcatattattAAAAATCTTGGGGGGGGGATTGTTGAGGAACTTTGCCATGGTTTCAGACTTATAGCTgtgaaatatttactgaaatattATCATTCACTGCTCCTAAGAATGTTGAGTGAAGTTTATAAAACCCTAGTGCTGGTATATGTGtactggtgctttttttttttttttttttttaaactggtgcTTTTTATGTCTCAGTTAAATATTACCCCTtctactcttccttttttttttttcccatctttttttggtaaagttttattgatataattcacataccataactTCACTCATTTGATATATGGAAGTCAATGGTTTCTAGTATATAAAATTGTATAATCATTACCACAGttgaattttagaacattttcatcatctccaaAAGAAATCCTATAAACAGTAGTATTCGTCCCCCATACCTTCCCTCCACTCCACACTCCCCCGTATATACACATATGGTTTTTTGTTAACCTTTTAAAAGGTTCTGTCGCTTTGTACTTAGCATACGTTTCCGAGTTTTGTCTCATATCGGTGTTTGATTCCTACCAGCTTCAGCTTTTggtattattattgtatttttcatgaTACTACTATGCCCTAATCACTATATCATTTTCCCATTGTTTGATCCTGCTGACTAGAAAGTATAAAAGTCCAGAAAGACTCACCATGTAAATAAGTTTACAATTAAATACCATAAAGTTCTCCCATAAATGTTTATTCCTATGTGTGTTTCTTGTCCTTGCCAGTCCTGATCCTCTGTGGGTGACTGTCAAGACTGAATGAATGATTTACCTTAACAAAGTGTAGGGTGATTTACTTAAGAGAATAGTTTTGTTTTACTTGTAGGTGTATGATTATTGGTTTGATGTTTGATAATGTATTTAATGTTgaataaataatgtatatatgtaggaAGACAGTGTTTTACCTAGTTTGTTACAGTAATTGAATTTTGATTTGATAGTTATTAAagtcttagtttttatttttagcttcagGAAGATGAGTTGCGAGATGCAGTGTTGCTGCTTTTTGCAAACAAACAGGACTTGCCGAATGCTATGGCCATTAGTGAAATGACAGATAAATTAGGTCTTCAGTCCCTTCGTAACAGAACAGTAAGTATTTGGAGTTTCAATCATTAGGATACTTTTTTAAGCTAGTATTTAGTTTAAACATTTATAACTTACTTGTCCTCTTTGAAACAGCTAGTGAGCACATCTTTTTAAAAGCTACAGGGACTTCCcgggaggtccagtggttaagactccactcttaactgcagggagcatgggttcaggCCCCGGttgggaaaactaagatccctcatgccttgcAGTGCAGCCGAAAAAAACCTATAAGAGACTCTTGCTTATATAAAAATAAGCTCCTTTAGGCTTTATTTCAGACCTATCTTTTATATAACTCTGCAGCACATATTTTGTggtgagattttctttttaaaactccaATATTTATCAGctctattttaaatactatttggTACTGTTTTCATGGTAGCATTAAACTTGTGTGGGGACTATACCTATGATATTAAACAAGTTTTGAGTTTCGAATTataaaaaatctattttctctcCAATAGCTTATCATTTTAGATCAGTTATTTAAGTATTAGCAAAATACAATAtactattttatgtataaaaatatcacaAACTGTTTTTGTAGCTTGTGCTTTACAATAGTTTTTCATTAACTTGTCAACAAGGCAAATACTGTGGTATGACAGGAACTGTATTCACTGTTTAACATGCCCCAGGCTAATTTAAATAAGACAGACTAAACGATGCCAGTTTTCCATGCTGAGGAGATATGAATTCATGCTTTTTCCCAGCCTTCTAGGTTATTAGGGTCTTTGGTGTTCAAGTAATAATTGGCAGCATATGGTAGACTTGAAGTGACTTTGCAACATTAaaacaaagtatttattttaagcaaaataaaCTTGGTCAATAAAGAAAGTTAATAAATCATCCCATAAAGATAATTAAATTACTTTCTAGGTCTTTTTCCTGGTATTTGTATATTTTCATGGCATTTGATATACTGAAGATaacatttgtagacattttaaagaGTGGAACTTTTGGGGTGCATGAGACTAAAGACAGTGAAATTCTTGGAAAAGCTTGCCTCTGAAATATTAGCAATCCGTACTCTTTGAAAATTTTGCTTCCTCTACTTTGAACTTAGTTTTATGAGAAACAAGGGCCAAGTGGGTATTATTAGTTATTAATACAAATCTTGCCGTGAACATTCAGATAAAGTAGTAGTTGGTTAAACGTAATGAATGAGTAGCAGAACTTCTGTTTCTCTGCCCATTATTGATTCCTGGCTTCCATCAGCCTAGCTTACTTTGTTGGGTTTGGATATGATAGCTAATTAGTTCTGTGCTAGATGTAAAGAGTGCATATGCAGatgatttatgatttttaatcCTCAGCAGTtatatgctttttatattttattagataTAAAATTAGTCATTGTGAGATATAATAATACTTTAACTCTCTGACAACTTTAGTTTCTAtgactttatgtatttttttccttttttctatacATTTATGGTACCTCCTAATTCCcctggaaaataattttctgaataaGAAATGTTAAACATTGATTATATTAATCAAGCATTTTCTTGTTGTTCTTTCTTTACAGTGGTATGTTCAAGCCACTTGTGCTACACAAGGAACCGGTCTGTATGAGGGACTTGACTGGCTGTCAAATGAGCTTTCAAAACGTTAAATGAAGCTGGATATCTAACCAAGGACATGTTTGATAGAATTGGTCTAGGCTTGTTACAACAAAATTAGTTTGCATCTTGGTTATTAAACAGTATCTGGGACTGGTTTGGGCAGAATATTACCGCGTTTAAACTTATTTTGTTGCCAATTATCGTTTACCAAGTATAATGTTGCCATTTAGCAATATGCTTGGTTTTAAAGAGATTCTCCttaacttggggaaaaaaaaaagtgtcctctTTTAATTTTACTTCCCTTAAGCCTAAATGCCTGGACTTAGCTAATGTGACACCTTTAAATAAATCCATTTtgaatgtttggtttttttttgtttttgagcccacaagaaataatgttttaaagttaCCCCTTGCTACTTTAATGATACCTTTATCATTCCTGGGACAGTCTGCTGACTTAAAAAAATGTAGCAttccatttgtatttatttccccCCCTTgccaaaaagattttttaatactGCTTGTACCAGCCAGGGAAATGCTCCAAAACACTATTCAGATCTTGCACTGAGGAACTTCTATTTCTCCCCCCATTGTTATTGACTCCTGGCTTTCATCAGCCAAGCTTACCTTGGTGTGGTTTGGATTTGATAATTAGTTCTGTGCTAGATGCAAAGAGTGCATATGGAGATGATTTTTAATCCTCAGCAGATTGTCTTCCTTTATATTGTATCTTTTTTATGTTGCATGTTGCTTTTGGTATCAGCCTGACTCTTTGCCCAGTATATGATAGTTCTGCTGATGTTTTATTGTTTATTGGTGAACATATCTTCATTAAGAgtttttggaaaactcatcaaacTCAATGAATAAGTTTTCTTCATAACCCATTTGGAATTATTcctaataaaatgataaaaacatgtaatggtgtttgtttttcttgagtcttgAAGATGTTTGAAATGGATTTTTCTTATTTAGCAGAGTTGATTTGCATTTATTACATACTGTGAAGAATCATACAGATCCCACTGAGTTTATTGTTTGAATTGGAAGTAAAATACAGGTTGCTAATCATGTGTATAACAGAGTGGGGAGCAACTTCAAAAAGTTAGTGTTCTTTGATAAAATACCATTTTGATGCTGTACATTTCTAAAGTCAGATCAAGAGTAAAAACCTGTAATAAAATGAACTACCCCCaaagtatatatgcatgtatttgtTTCACAGCTCACATTAGTTAAAAAACATCCAAGTGTTGTTTGCATGGCATAATACATAGGTTGTTAGTGATGCTGCTCTCCTATGTAGGAGAACAAAGTTCacaagcactttattttttagcATCACAAATTTCATAACTTCTGCAGAAAGTGACTAATTCTGTCATAAGGTATATACCTCATGAACTTAATCTATGAAGTTACTAAGAACTCAACTTGGTAACCCAATGAGTAACTTGGTTTTTtactataatttatatattttatagagcTTGCATTTGTATGATTATTAATGGCTTAAAGTTATGTATTGGAATCTTATTTTCAAAACCAAATACATGCTTGTAAAATAATGTCTATTTTTGAGTCATAAAAAAAACTggacaaagtgaaagaaaattagaaaaaaatagttgGTGATTGTCAAATGGGTTGCTGGGAGGAAAAATGTATGCTAAACTTGTGTCATTTGTTGTAAGTTTAACTTCTCTAACTTCTTCCTTCTGAATAAGAAAGGTCTTATTTCTTGAATAAAACTTGGACAGGGTAAATAGTGTGAGTGGTTTTATGGGGCTCAACTAGGAGATGCAAAACTACAGTAGGTTCAGTGATGGGATCATAGTTAAATTAACACTGTTGTATTAATTAAAAACTAAACCAAGTTAAGTCAAGGGTGCTTTAATGAACTCTGAAGACAGAATAAAGAGAATCCATATAATCTTGGCATATGGCAGCTCTTACTACACCATTGTTGAAAATGACTGCACTAGGAATCTAAAATTGCCTAGTTTTCACTAAATGGGTTTTATAAAGATTTGTGTGATtgcttattcttatttattttactttttgactgTGCTGCTTAGCTTGTGGGATCACAGCTCCCTGAATAGGGCCGGtctgaacctgtaccccctgcgttggaagtgtGGACCAACCAAAGTTGGAAGTCCCCTTTTTgcttttcaaagaaaacattaaCTTGCCAACTTCGCATATTTTTACCCtaagaaatatgtttttcttcAGTCTTGGCGGTagtttcttggttttgtttttaaattgagaagttctttttttttttttttccattagaagTGAGTAAATAATTGGGAAGAAGTGTA contains:
- the ARF4 gene encoding ADP-ribosylation factor 4, coding for MGLTISSLFSRLFGKKQMRILMVGLDAAGKTTILYKLKLGEIVTTIPTIGFNVETVEYKNICFTVWDVGGQDKIRPLWRHYFQNTQGLIFVVDSNDRERIQEGAEELQKMLQEDELRDAVLLLFANKQDLPNAMAISEMTDKLGLQSLRNRTWYVQATCATQGTGLYEGLDWLSNELSKR